From Flavipsychrobacter sp., a single genomic window includes:
- a CDS encoding antibiotic biosynthesis monooxygenase family protein, whose product MILRIVQMTFRAEEIDSFLALFEERKEKIRSFEGCNHLELWQDAKQDNIFFTYSIWDSEEHLDHYRFSDFFKDTWSKTKALFDAKPQAWSVNRKVEVSPNK is encoded by the coding sequence ATGATATTACGTATAGTACAAATGACCTTCAGGGCAGAGGAGATAGATAGTTTCTTAGCGCTTTTTGAAGAAAGAAAGGAAAAGATACGCTCTTTTGAAGGCTGTAACCACTTAGAGCTTTGGCAGGATGCCAAGCAAGATAATATATTCTTCACCTATAGCATTTGGGATAGTGAGGAGCATTTGGACCATTACCGATTCTCTGATTTTTTTAAAGATACTTGGTCTAAGACAAAAGCTTTATTTGATGCTAAACCTCAAGCTTGGAGTGTCAATAGAAAAGTAGAGGTGTCACCTAATAAATAG
- a CDS encoding choice-of-anchor Q domain-containing protein, with amino-acid sequence MRCTPVIYILLFLLASTSMYSCKKEQLLTSGGQVTFSVDTLTFDTVFTSRGNVTASIKIYNPQNQAIKLSSVGLLKGASSYFDINVNGTPGNTVSDVDIAAKDSIYVFATVSIDPTNQNTPFLVTDELVANLNGREYKLPLRAFGQNAHYIVDSVLKTQTWLTDKPYVIFRNALVEEGNTLTIPAGCRVYVSANSRLFIEGTLRVNGTKTDSVVFQGDRLDRKYFGNEGYPGEWGGFYFTSKSRNSELRYAILRNCGNSTSLGEGTFTPAAIQVNIDTINDNNYQLRMYNTIIENSIGYGLLAFSSTVYAENCLINACGAQAFAAFEGGGYDFFNCDFIIYGDNKISHIDNPTVALLNYRDIDNVSYVSGPLRASMTNCIVWGSLENELFTRSKGTGTYDVTLNNCLIRLKETLPAEVKANNNILNQDPNFTDHKNWNFRLKSGSPAINAGITPPAPVVINRDLDDKARDVQIDIGCYEF; translated from the coding sequence ATGCGTTGTACTCCTGTCATATATATACTCTTATTCTTGCTTGCCAGCACGTCGATGTATAGTTGCAAAAAAGAGCAGCTATTAACTTCGGGAGGGCAGGTTACATTTTCGGTAGATACACTGACTTTCGATACGGTCTTTACCAGCAGAGGGAATGTAACTGCAAGCATAAAAATCTACAATCCACAGAACCAAGCAATAAAATTGTCTAGTGTAGGCTTGTTAAAAGGGGCAAGCTCTTATTTTGATATTAATGTAAATGGTACACCGGGAAATACCGTATCAGATGTTGATATAGCAGCTAAGGATAGTATTTATGTTTTTGCTACGGTAAGTATTGACCCTACCAATCAGAATACGCCGTTTTTAGTAACGGACGAGTTGGTGGCCAACCTAAATGGTAGGGAGTACAAGCTGCCATTGCGAGCATTTGGGCAAAATGCGCATTATATAGTTGACAGTGTTTTAAAAACGCAAACATGGTTGACTGATAAGCCTTATGTCATTTTTAGAAATGCACTAGTAGAAGAAGGGAACACGTTAACCATACCGGCAGGGTGTAGAGTATATGTAAGTGCTAATTCGAGGCTTTTCATAGAGGGGACACTAAGAGTAAATGGTACAAAAACGGATAGTGTAGTTTTTCAAGGAGATAGACTGGATAGGAAATATTTTGGTAATGAGGGGTATCCTGGAGAATGGGGCGGTTTTTATTTTACCTCAAAGAGCCGCAATAGTGAATTGCGTTATGCGATATTAAGGAACTGTGGTAATTCAACCAGCTTAGGAGAAGGTACCTTTACACCTGCAGCTATACAAGTAAACATTGATACCATAAATGACAATAACTATCAGCTAAGGATGTATAATACCATAATTGAAAATTCTATTGGTTATGGTTTGCTTGCCTTTAGCAGTACTGTATATGCAGAAAACTGTTTGATCAATGCATGCGGTGCACAAGCATTTGCTGCTTTTGAAGGAGGTGGGTATGATTTCTTTAATTGTGATTTTATCATCTATGGAGACAATAAAATAAGCCATATAGATAACCCAACTGTAGCATTACTCAACTACAGAGATATTGATAACGTGTCTTATGTTAGTGGGCCTTTAAGAGCTAGTATGACAAACTGTATTGTTTGGGGCTCTTTAGAGAATGAGCTTTTTACTAGGTCTAAGGGGACAGGTACTTATGATGTTACACTGAATAATTGCTTGATCAGACTAAAAGAAACACTGCCTGCTGAGGTGAAGGCAAACAATAATATCCTTAATCAAGACCCTAACTTTACGGATCATAAAAACTGGAACTTTAGGTTAAAATCAGGCTCTCCCGCTATTAATGCAGGAATAACACCGCCAGCGCCTGTAGTAATTAATAGAGACCTGGACGATAAGGCAAGAGACGTACAAATCGATATAGGTTGTTACGAGTTTTAA
- a CDS encoding SAM-dependent chlorinase/fluorinase yields the protein MSCITLLSDLGLQDASLATAKGILMQHLPNIPIIDISNTIEPFHTQQAAYLLVAAYGHFNPNTVHIVLFDVFASKTPRLVLTKHQEQYILAPDNGILPLAFGESLGITWECYIRPKNGTLAEWVKQAAQVAQQISNGTPIDLPPTELSVVPNNLRPKVSANSIEGQVIHVDRFENVVLNIRKSEFDEVSNGRGFKVRFMRNEEITELSDHYSSVREGEKLCRFNTAGYLEIAINRGKAASLFGLKLQREQKFLYNTIKIDFE from the coding sequence ATGAGTTGTATCACCTTACTCTCCGATCTTGGACTGCAGGATGCCTCTTTGGCTACTGCTAAGGGCATTTTGATGCAACACCTTCCGAATATCCCTATTATTGATATCTCCAATACTATAGAACCTTTCCATACTCAGCAAGCAGCTTATCTCTTAGTAGCGGCATATGGACATTTTAACCCCAATACGGTGCATATAGTCCTATTTGATGTATTTGCCAGCAAAACACCTCGTCTAGTACTTACTAAACATCAAGAGCAATACATATTAGCGCCCGATAATGGGATACTTCCTTTAGCCTTTGGTGAAAGTTTGGGTATTACTTGGGAATGCTATATCCGTCCCAAAAATGGAACACTTGCAGAGTGGGTAAAACAGGCAGCACAAGTAGCACAACAAATTTCTAATGGCACACCTATTGACCTACCCCCAACAGAATTATCTGTTGTACCCAATAACCTTAGACCAAAAGTAAGTGCTAATAGCATTGAAGGTCAAGTTATACATGTTGACCGATTTGAGAACGTAGTACTTAATATTAGAAAAAGTGAATTTGACGAGGTGAGCAATGGTAGAGGATTTAAAGTGCGGTTTATGAGAAATGAAGAAATAACCGAATTAAGTGACCACTATAGTAGTGTGCGTGAAGGAGAAAAGCTTTGCCGTTTTAATACTGCGGGCTACTTGGAGATCGCAATAAACAGGGGGAAAGCTGCCAGCCTGTTTGGGCTTAAGCTACAACGAGAACAGAAATTTTTATACAATACCATTAAGATAGATTTTGAATGA